The Vibrio tarriae genome includes the window GTAGAGCAAAAGTCACCAGCGAGGTGAAATTACTGGTTAAATTCATGGCTTTGGCGAGTCCCGAAGCCAGAAGAATATTGAAGCGATACAGCGCCATTGAGCTGACCGTCCAAAACGCGCCAGTGCCAGGGCCCGCTAAGCCATCATAAAATCCTAGCCCTATGCCTTGCAGGATCTGCTTGCGATGCAATTTAGGGCATGGTTCAGGCGTGACACTTTGTTCCGTTTGATGGGGGCGATGCAACACCGTATATAAAGCCGCAGCCAGAATAATCAGCGGGAGTACTTTACGTAGCCAATCCGTGCTGATCGCATCAACGGCCAGGGTACCCAGTATGGCGCCAATCAAGGTTGCAATAAAAGCGCGTTTCCAGCATGCAGGATCAAAGAGTTTTTGACGATAGTAAGTCCATGCCGCGGTTGATGAAGCAAACGTCGCAGCTAATTTATTGGTTCCCAAAGCCAAATGAGGCGGTAAACCTAGCGAAAGTAGCGCTGGTACGGTCAACATTCCGCCGCCGCCTGCGACCGCATCGATAAATCCGGCAATAAAAGCAACAAGAGCCAGCACCATTATCGTGGTGGGTTCTATCCATTCCATCAAAAGCGCAATCCTAATTGTGGTGAGTTAATCGTTATTATCAGTATTCAATCGTGCGCTTAAAGGGCGGTAAGGCATCCAACAACGCTTTTCCGTAACGCTTTGATACTACCCGCCGATCAAGGATGACCACTCTACCAGAATCCCGCTCTTTGCGCAGTAGACGTCCAACAGACTGGATGAGCTTTTTGCTGGCTTCAGGAATGGTAATTTGCATGAAAGGGTTACCGCCTAGCTCTTGAATATATTCGGCATGTGCTTGTTCCACCGGAGAGGTTGGAACGGCAAAGGGGATTTTGGTGATGATCAGATTTTCGAGGAGTTCACCAGGCAGATCTAGCCCTTCCGAAAAACTTCCAGTGCCAAATAAAACACTGGTTTTCTGTTTTTCAATCAGCTTTTTATGTTTATTTAGAATTTCTGAGCGAGATTTCTCACCTTGCACCTGCAGTGCCCAACCACGTTTTGTGAACTCAACTTTTAAAGACTCTGCCACTTCACGCATTTGCCAATAAGAAGCAAAGAGAACCAAATTGGCTTTGTCAGCTTGCAGGTAACACAATACTTTTTTTGCTAAATAGGCGGTATAGCCCTCGGCTTGTGGCTCAATTTCCATTTTGGGGATCAGCAATTCACCTTGTGTAGGGTAATCAAATGGCGAGGCTAAAGCTAAAAATTGCACTCCATCTTCCGCTTTGTCACTGATCCCAGCTTGCCGACAGAAAAAGCTGAATGAATTTAATGCTCTTAAGGTTGCAGAAACTAATATCGCCCCCACACAGCGGCTCCAAAGCTGCTGATCCAGTTGCCAGCCGATTTCGAGTGGCGAAACACTGACTAAATAGTCACCTTCTCGTTCAGGACTGACTTCAAGCCAGCGCGCTAAAGGGGCTCCCTTATCTTTGTTGGGTTTTGCCATCAGTTGCCATACTTGGGTCAAGTTTTCTAAACGTTGTACGTAAAACCCCAATTCGCCCAACGCAGGTTCAGCGATGCGTGTTGCAAGTTCGCCTTCTTTTACTTTTTCAGCAATTAAATCAGCAACTTTACTCACAGATTGCATCGCTTTTTGTGATGCCTTACTGAGAGTTTGTGACTCATCAGCCAGCCATTGTGGTAACTCGCCGTGCTCAAAACGGTAAATTCCCTCAACAAATTGTTCAGCCACAAACTGTTTGGGTAACTGGTTCAAAGTCGGGATTAAGTACTGTATCGCCGTGCGCGCCTCTTCAGCGAATCGCTCGGCACGTTTTTCATCACCTAGAGCGGTGAACTTGGATAAGGATTGATTGAGCTTTTCTAACCAACTCGCGGCTCCTTTTAACGTCGCCGCTGCCGATGCATGTTCGCGCGCGACCGTAGGGAGATGGTGCGCTTCGTCAAAAACATAAATCGTTTCTTCGGGGGCGGGCAGGATAACGCCCCCGCCTAAATCCGCGTCGGCCATCACTAGACTATGGTTAGCAATAATCACATCGGCCTTATCCAGTTCTGAACGTGCCTTCTGAAATGGACAGTGGCGATGAGCACTAAAGCTGCCATTACAACTATGTTTATCGCTGACAATGACTGACCACAATTCATCACTAATCGGGCTTGGCCAGCCATCGCGGTCACCATCCCATTTCCCTTGGCTCAGGGCAGTATGCAGCTCTGCAAGCAGCTCTGTCTCATGAGGTTTGGGTTTACTTTCAAATAGCGCGATTTGCCCATCATCAATTCCACAGGCTGCGGCTAAACGTTCGCTACAACAATAACGTTGACGGCCTTTCGCAAGAATAAATGAGAAGTTTTGATCACTGATCCTGCGATAAAGCGGTAAGTCTTTATTGAGCAGTTGCTCTTGAAGTGCCACTGTGGCTGTGGAGATCACGACTTTCCGCTTATTGACCACCGCCACAGGGATAACCGCCATTAAATAGGAGAGAGACTTTCCTATGCCTGTTCCTGCTTCTGCCACTAACATTCGAGTCGATTTGTGATAAGTCCCACAAAGGGTTTTGGCCATCTCGGCAACTAGGAAATTTTGAGCGCGACGAGGAATGAAATTTTCCAATTGATTTTGTAGGTTTTGATAACTGTTGCGAATGGAATCTTGAATGTTTTTTGTCAGCATAGAGGTGTCCAAAGTGCGATGGCGCGATGGTAGCACAGATCACTAAGTGATACCTACTTCACGAAATCGTATGCTTTTAATAGAAATCTAGATCTTGTTCACAAATAAAAACTGAACCTTCAGGAACTTAAATTTATTTTGTTTTATAAAAAATATATAGCTTCAAATACTAGGGTTATTTTTTATTAATGTCCTAATTTCACATTTTTTACGTCTCTTTTTAGAGTTTTATTCTGTTTTTTCTGGCTTTGGTAAGGCTGCTATTTTACGGTAATTTGTTAAGAAGTAAGCCGAAAAAAAGACTGAAAACAATGTAAGCATTTGAAATTGAATGTTTTATGTTTTTTTTCTTTGGTTTTTTTATGGTATTTGACATACAGAATATTCTTTTGCAATCTTAACCACGAATCTAATGGCGATGGTGACCAAACAAAGAGTTGGAAAACCATCATCAAAAAACAGGGAACCGGACAAGGAATTCCCACATTAAGAAAAGGCAGTGGATTAACATGAAAAAAACTCTATTAGCACTAGCAATCGCTAGCATCTCTGCATCAGCGTTTGCAGTAGAAACTACATCTCAAAATTCTAAGCCAGTATTTGAATTTGATCCTATGCACAAAGAGCAGTTTTCTGTTTCTGGTGCTTGGGGTCTTGGTGGTTACTACGATACTAAAACAGATGCTCTGTACGATGATTGGGCAACTGCGCTAACTGTAGCTGTGAACTACAAGAATAACCGCTTAGTTGGTTACCTTGAAGTTGACCTTGAAATGAACTACAGCACAGATGAAGTTAAGCAACCAATTCAATCAGGCCCTGCAACAGACGTAGATAAAGCATGGTTAGGTTTTGACACTGGTTACGGTGTTCTGTCATTCGGTTGGGAAAACGACACAGCATTAGACAAAGTTGATGGTGCTGGTGACCAAACTTATGAATTTGGTGCTTCTGCTGGTGATGCATCTGACGGCTTCAACGTAATCAAATTCCAAGGCTCTACTTCTGGTTTTGCATACGGTATCTCTACTTCTGAAACCAACGATGATCGTACCAAGGCTGAAACGGCGTACAACGGTTATGTTGGTATCGAACAATCAGCATTCAAAGTGTATGCTGGTTATGAGACCCGTGATGACTCTGACTACAATGTAACATCAGTTTCAGGTAATGCTAAACTGGGTGACTCTCTAACTATCGGTGCAAACTTCTGGATCGATGAAGGTAAAGTTGGCGTTAAAGACAATACAACTAACCTAGAGAAAATTGGTTACTATTTATCTGCAGGTTACAAAGTTACTGATAGCGTAACTCTTGCTGCTGGTTATGCAACAAACACAACTGAAGAAGATGGCAAAGCTGATATCGATCGTAGCTACATGAACGTTGCAGCAATGTACACTCACAGTGACAAGATCGACATGGGTATCGATATCCGTCAAGACCTAGATGTACCGAGTGGCGAAGACGAAGAGACATTTGTGTTTGCTGCTGCATTCTACAGATTCTAATCGAATTACTTGATTGTAAAATTAAAGGCCAATCTTACCGATTGGCCTTTATCTTTATTTCATGCTGGAAAACATAAGTAGTTATCCACAGCACTTTTTATATTTCTTGCCACTACCACAAACACAAGGATTGTTGCGGCCTTGCTTAACTGCAGTTGGAAATTTGCCATCAATATAAAACCAACAGTTATTTTCCTTTACAAATCGAGAGCGCTCTTCAAGGCAAAGCTCTTTACCCTGTTGTTCAATAAACGCTTTGAAGTGAACAAAACCTTCA containing:
- a CDS encoding sulfite exporter TauE/SafE family protein, with the protein product MEWIEPTTIMVLALVAFIAGFIDAVAGGGGMLTVPALLSLGLPPHLALGTNKLAATFASSTAAWTYYRQKLFDPACWKRAFIATLIGAILGTLAVDAISTDWLRKVLPLIILAAALYTVLHRPHQTEQSVTPEPCPKLHRKQILQGIGLGFYDGLAGPGTGAFWTVSSMALYRFNILLASGLAKAMNLTSNFTSLVTFALLGHIDWLLGLTMGVCLMAGAYVGAHSAIRFGAPFIRPLFILVVTILAGKLAYDAWWVG
- the dinG gene encoding ATP-dependent DNA helicase DinG; its protein translation is MLTKNIQDSIRNSYQNLQNQLENFIPRRAQNFLVAEMAKTLCGTYHKSTRMLVAEAGTGIGKSLSYLMAVIPVAVVNKRKVVISTATVALQEQLLNKDLPLYRRISDQNFSFILAKGRQRYCCSERLAAACGIDDGQIALFESKPKPHETELLAELHTALSQGKWDGDRDGWPSPISDELWSVIVSDKHSCNGSFSAHRHCPFQKARSELDKADVIIANHSLVMADADLGGGVILPAPEETIYVFDEAHHLPTVAREHASAAATLKGAASWLEKLNQSLSKFTALGDEKRAERFAEEARTAIQYLIPTLNQLPKQFVAEQFVEGIYRFEHGELPQWLADESQTLSKASQKAMQSVSKVADLIAEKVKEGELATRIAEPALGELGFYVQRLENLTQVWQLMAKPNKDKGAPLARWLEVSPEREGDYLVSVSPLEIGWQLDQQLWSRCVGAILVSATLRALNSFSFFCRQAGISDKAEDGVQFLALASPFDYPTQGELLIPKMEIEPQAEGYTAYLAKKVLCYLQADKANLVLFASYWQMREVAESLKVEFTKRGWALQVQGEKSRSEILNKHKKLIEKQKTSVLFGTGSFSEGLDLPGELLENLIITKIPFAVPTSPVEQAHAEYIQELGGNPFMQITIPEASKKLIQSVGRLLRKERDSGRVVILDRRVVSKRYGKALLDALPPFKRTIEY
- a CDS encoding porin — encoded protein: MKKTLLALAIASISASAFAVETTSQNSKPVFEFDPMHKEQFSVSGAWGLGGYYDTKTDALYDDWATALTVAVNYKNNRLVGYLEVDLEMNYSTDEVKQPIQSGPATDVDKAWLGFDTGYGVLSFGWENDTALDKVDGAGDQTYEFGASAGDASDGFNVIKFQGSTSGFAYGISTSETNDDRTKAETAYNGYVGIEQSAFKVYAGYETRDDSDYNVTSVSGNAKLGDSLTIGANFWIDEGKVGVKDNTTNLEKIGYYLSAGYKVTDSVTLAAGYATNTTEEDGKADIDRSYMNVAAMYTHSDKIDMGIDIRQDLDVPSGEDEETFVFAAAFYRF